A genome region from Leptospira langatensis includes the following:
- a CDS encoding DUF1577 domain-containing protein — MEVEYRSFLQSPRVWDTIRDPQKIGYILKEYVHNNGLFLKENPYKQELHILQTTPDGKMLLRLDPEQVNEEGELTVYKTLSKHMEIGFKVESVNQEDGVVVCIPEYIRIAKDGRIMPRVEGLQGKVVAHRFHMLKKEQDSTKVLGTSGQILLTDLHKNILAEYPYSRLVFPSGRELNVEQELAKRTGKIIFVKEAFSLEPISKEEANGFDVIDLKKELEEELILEDRLKAFRMGKIHSFAIYPIYYKDPLGPKLVALGYAETKDRTLDPAILKKYAELEEVFNERIEDSNTVDLDVRQNVINASEGGILLEVTESQLVESFLHKPFFTADLTFKMQAPLRFAFKIRHISQIGEIYLVGAEIVGSNDAKANMTLLKKNLSFIKSV, encoded by the coding sequence ATGGAAGTCGAATACCGTTCCTTCCTACAATCACCTCGAGTTTGGGATACGATCCGTGATCCTCAAAAGATCGGATATATATTAAAAGAGTACGTACATAATAACGGACTCTTCTTGAAAGAGAATCCTTATAAACAGGAATTACATATCCTGCAAACCACTCCGGATGGTAAAATGCTGCTCAGACTGGATCCGGAGCAGGTAAACGAAGAAGGCGAACTCACAGTATATAAGACTTTAAGCAAGCATATGGAGATCGGGTTCAAAGTGGAATCCGTGAACCAAGAAGACGGCGTAGTCGTTTGCATTCCTGAGTACATCCGCATCGCGAAAGACGGAAGGATCATGCCAAGAGTAGAAGGACTGCAAGGCAAAGTTGTCGCGCATCGCTTTCATATGCTAAAGAAGGAACAAGATTCCACCAAGGTCCTGGGAACTTCCGGACAAATCCTCTTAACGGATCTGCATAAAAATATCCTAGCCGAATATCCTTACTCAAGACTCGTATTTCCTTCGGGAAGAGAATTGAATGTGGAACAAGAACTTGCAAAACGCACTGGTAAGATCATCTTTGTAAAGGAAGCATTCTCACTCGAACCAATTTCTAAAGAAGAAGCGAACGGATTCGATGTGATCGATTTAAAGAAAGAACTAGAAGAAGAACTGATTCTAGAAGACAGATTAAAAGCCTTCCGAATGGGAAAGATCCATTCTTTTGCTATATACCCTATCTATTACAAAGATCCTCTTGGACCTAAGCTTGTGGCTCTCGGTTATGCGGAGACGAAGGATAGGACTTTGGATCCTGCTATTCTTAAAAAGTACGCCGAGTTAGAAGAAGTATTTAACGAAAGGATAGAAGACTCTAATACTGTTGATCTTGATGTTCGTCAGAATGTGATCAATGCTTCCGAAGGAGGGATCCTTTTAGAAGTCACCGAATCCCAATTAGTGGAATCCTTTTTACACAAGCCGTTCTTTACTGCAGACCTGACTTTCAAGATGCAAGCGCCACTGAGATTCGCATTCAAAATCCGACATATTTCTCAGATCGGGGAAATTTATCTGGTCGGTGCAGAAATAGTTGGCTCCAACGATGCCAAGGCGAATATGACTCTATTAAAGAAGAATTTAAGCTTCATTAAGAGCGTCTAA
- the hisS gene encoding histidine--tRNA ligase, with protein MEKQKSFLPTAPYKGTRDFYPDEMRFRNWMFSVMRETVQSFGYQEYDGPILESFELYQAKSGEEIVQRQLYDFVDKGERRVAIRPEMTPTLARMVAGEVRNLAKPIRWFSIPNLWRYEQPGKGRLREHWQLNVDLFGVNSYRAEVEIILIADSILKKFGAPKGSYQIKVSHRGILDSFLGKSLGLAAEKSQAVSKLLDKKAKISKEAFEEEIKVLLDNPSKQLDLIYKYLDSNLNTVGDLPGIDPSSVEFIKNLFSDLAGLGVKDQLEFDPSIIRGFDYYTGCIFEVFDTNPENRRSLYGGGRYDNLIGLFSNDQLSGIGFGLGDVTFKNFLEGHKLIPDLNKKNAVLIPIMEEKLFPEVLKLAAELRAEGIGVETMLESAKLGKQIQTAEKKGYQFLLFLGESEVAENKVQIKDIISGSQDLVSRTELISVLRKSLLG; from the coding sequence TTGGAAAAACAAAAATCCTTTTTACCCACTGCCCCTTACAAGGGCACGAGAGACTTTTATCCCGATGAAATGAGGTTTCGAAACTGGATGTTTTCCGTGATGCGGGAGACTGTCCAATCTTTCGGGTACCAAGAATACGATGGGCCCATTCTAGAATCCTTCGAATTATATCAGGCAAAAAGCGGGGAAGAGATCGTACAGAGACAACTTTACGATTTCGTGGACAAGGGAGAACGCCGTGTTGCGATCCGTCCGGAGATGACTCCCACTCTTGCGAGAATGGTTGCCGGAGAAGTGCGAAATCTTGCAAAGCCGATCCGTTGGTTTTCCATTCCCAATCTTTGGAGATATGAGCAGCCGGGAAAGGGCCGTTTAAGAGAACACTGGCAACTGAATGTGGATCTCTTCGGTGTGAATTCATATAGAGCCGAAGTAGAGATCATCCTGATCGCCGATTCCATTTTGAAGAAATTCGGAGCTCCAAAGGGAAGTTATCAGATCAAAGTCTCTCATAGAGGGATTTTGGATTCCTTCCTGGGCAAAAGCCTGGGTCTCGCTGCTGAAAAATCCCAAGCAGTCTCCAAGCTTTTGGATAAGAAGGCCAAGATCAGCAAAGAAGCATTCGAAGAAGAGATCAAAGTACTATTAGATAACCCGAGCAAGCAATTAGATCTGATCTATAAATATCTAGATAGTAATCTGAATACAGTAGGTGATCTGCCCGGCATCGATCCTTCTTCTGTTGAATTTATAAAGAATTTATTCTCCGATCTAGCAGGCCTGGGAGTAAAGGATCAGCTAGAATTCGATCCTTCTATCATTCGTGGTTTTGATTATTATACCGGATGCATTTTCGAGGTATTCGATACCAATCCTGAGAACAGAAGATCCTTGTATGGCGGAGGGCGTTACGATAATCTGATCGGCCTCTTCTCCAATGATCAACTTTCCGGAATAGGGTTCGGATTGGGAGATGTGACCTTCAAAAACTTTTTAGAAGGACATAAACTCATTCCCGACCTGAACAAAAAGAATGCCGTGCTCATCCCGATCATGGAAGAGAAACTCTTTCCCGAAGTCTTGAAACTCGCAGCAGAATTAAGAGCGGAAGGGATCGGAGTGGAGACCATGTTGGAATCCGCGAAACTTGGAAAACAGATCCAAACCGCGGAAAAGAAAGGCTATCAATTCCTATTATTTCTAGGAGAATCGGAAGTGGCGGAAAACAAAGTCCAGATCAAAGACATTATTTCTGGCTCTCAAGATTTGGTTTCTAGAACAGAACTTATTTCCGTATTAAGGAAATCCCTGCTTGGATAA
- a CDS encoding phosphatase PAP2 family protein: protein MDYAVALFIRENIHGPRLNRILSQINRGEMMLLLIIPYLAYAAWNHLLPYPWWIVIPYAGLIAYANDRSVLALKKIISRKRPLITVAGKVDQNPDMKHSFPSAHASNSMTAALVLVFLFGFPEWFLVLSLMAGIGRLLSLHHFPSDVIGGWVIGTCFGSLGLFLGRWLLPAIFGTT, encoded by the coding sequence ATGGACTATGCAGTTGCTTTGTTCATTCGAGAGAATATTCATGGCCCGCGTTTGAATCGTATTCTTTCTCAGATCAACCGGGGAGAGATGATGCTTCTTTTGATCATTCCTTATCTGGCTTATGCGGCTTGGAATCATCTGCTACCTTATCCTTGGTGGATCGTAATTCCATATGCAGGCTTGATCGCATATGCGAACGATAGATCCGTCTTGGCATTGAAAAAGATCATCTCCAGAAAGAGACCTTTGATCACTGTCGCCGGAAAAGTGGATCAGAATCCGGACATGAAACATTCCTTCCCGTCGGCTCACGCGTCAAATTCCATGACTGCGGCCCTGGTGCTTGTATTTCTATTCGGTTTTCCGGAATGGTTTTTGGTTTTGAGTCTGATGGCAGGGATAGGAAGATTATTATCCCTGCATCATTTCCCCAGCGACGTGATCGGAGGCTGGGTAATTGGAACTTGCTTCGGAAGCCTTGGCCTATTTCTTGGCCGCTGGCTTCTTCCCGCTATTTTTGGAACCACCTAA
- a CDS encoding Re/Si-specific NAD(P)(+) transhydrogenase subunit alpha, with amino-acid sequence MNIGVLKEAKEETRVSVTPDVVDALKKIGASVIVEKAAGEGAFFSDEDYKKAGASIASRADVVKRADILVSIHLADGATLSKIKKGSIYLGMFQPAVNPQVIKKLSSQKVTVSSLDAIARITRAQSMDVLSSQATVSGYKAVLIASTHLTRFFPMLTTAAGTITPASVLIIGAGVAGLQAIASSRRLGAVVDVFDTRPEVKEQVQSLGAKFVEVEGATHSAAAGGYAVEQTEEYKKRQQEAIEKFASKADVIITTALIPGRKAPIIITKKIVDRMKAGSVVVDLASPNGGNCEYTQHGKTVLTKNGVSVVGHLNLAGSLPSDASRMFAKNVLNFLKLLVKEKKINLDLNDEIISSTTITYDGEIRHKLTLDALGGSKNSGKKPAAKK; translated from the coding sequence ATGAATATCGGAGTATTGAAAGAAGCTAAGGAAGAAACAAGGGTTTCCGTAACCCCGGACGTCGTAGACGCTCTGAAAAAAATCGGCGCTTCTGTTATTGTTGAAAAAGCTGCCGGAGAAGGCGCATTTTTCTCGGACGAAGATTATAAGAAAGCCGGAGCAAGCATCGCTTCTAGAGCTGATGTTGTTAAGAGGGCTGATATTCTAGTAAGCATTCATTTGGCTGACGGAGCCACTCTTTCTAAGATCAAGAAAGGCTCTATCTATTTAGGTATGTTCCAACCTGCGGTAAATCCTCAGGTAATTAAGAAGCTTTCTTCTCAAAAAGTAACTGTAAGCAGCTTGGATGCGATCGCTCGTATCACTCGCGCTCAGTCCATGGACGTTCTTTCATCCCAAGCGACCGTGTCCGGTTACAAAGCAGTTCTTATCGCTTCTACTCATCTCACTCGATTCTTTCCGATGTTGACTACTGCAGCGGGAACTATCACTCCGGCTTCCGTTCTGATCATCGGGGCAGGGGTTGCAGGGCTACAAGCAATTGCGAGCTCTCGCAGGTTAGGCGCGGTTGTAGATGTATTCGATACTCGTCCCGAAGTAAAAGAGCAGGTCCAATCCTTAGGCGCTAAATTCGTAGAAGTCGAAGGTGCGACTCACTCCGCTGCTGCGGGTGGTTACGCTGTAGAGCAAACTGAAGAATACAAAAAACGCCAACAAGAAGCGATCGAGAAATTCGCTTCCAAAGCGGATGTAATCATCACGACCGCTTTGATCCCTGGAAGAAAAGCTCCAATCATTATCACTAAGAAGATCGTGGATAGAATGAAGGCCGGATCCGTAGTAGTGGACCTCGCTTCTCCAAACGGAGGAAACTGCGAGTATACCCAACACGGAAAGACTGTTCTTACCAAGAACGGAGTTTCTGTGGTTGGTCACTTGAATTTGGCAGGCTCGCTTCCTTCCGATGCGTCCAGGATGTTCGCTAAGAACGTATTAAATTTCTTGAAACTACTTGTGAAAGAGAAGAAGATAAATCTGGATCTGAACGACGAGATCATTTCTTCCACCACAATTACTTATGATGGAGAGATCCGTCATAAGCTAACTTTGGACGCTTTAGGTGGTTCCAAAAATAGCGGGAAGAAGCCAGCGGCCAAGAAATAG
- a CDS encoding UDP-glucuronic acid decarboxylase family protein — protein MANRVLVTGGAGFIGSHLCERLIQEGNEVICVDNFHTGRKKNIEKLLSNPRFELIRHDITEAIRLEVDQVYNFACPASPIHYQSNAIKTIKTNVLGTMNMLGLAKRVKARILQASTSEVYGNPLEHPQKETYWGNVNPIGIRSCYDEGKRVAETLCFDYHRNHKVDIRVVRIFNTYGPRMLPDDGRVVSNFVVQALAGKDITVYGDGSQTRSFCYVDDLVDGIIKMMNTQDFNGPVNLGNDGEFTVKELAELVLKETGSSSKIVYKTLPQDDPSRRKPDLTLARQKLGYEPKVPLLEGIRKTVEYFKNHLD, from the coding sequence ATGGCTAATAGAGTTCTAGTAACCGGCGGCGCTGGGTTCATCGGTTCACATCTTTGTGAAAGACTCATCCAAGAAGGAAACGAAGTAATTTGTGTGGATAATTTCCACACCGGAAGAAAGAAGAATATAGAAAAACTCCTTTCGAACCCTCGCTTCGAATTGATCCGACACGATATTACGGAAGCGATCCGATTAGAAGTGGATCAGGTTTATAACTTTGCATGTCCTGCGAGTCCCATTCATTATCAATCTAACGCGATCAAGACCATTAAGACAAATGTACTTGGAACAATGAATATGTTGGGCCTTGCTAAAAGAGTAAAGGCCAGGATCTTACAAGCGTCAACAAGCGAAGTATACGGAAATCCATTGGAGCATCCTCAAAAAGAGACCTACTGGGGAAATGTGAATCCGATCGGGATCCGCAGTTGCTACGATGAAGGCAAACGAGTCGCCGAGACCCTTTGCTTTGACTATCACAGAAATCATAAAGTAGATATCAGAGTCGTCCGTATTTTCAATACGTACGGACCTCGTATGCTTCCGGATGATGGCCGTGTTGTAAGTAATTTCGTGGTCCAGGCATTGGCAGGAAAAGATATCACCGTTTATGGAGACGGTTCTCAAACAAGATCCTTTTGTTATGTCGACGATCTGGTGGATGGGATTATCAAGATGATGAATACCCAAGACTTCAACGGGCCTGTTAACTTGGGCAACGATGGAGAATTCACCGTAAAAGAACTTGCCGAACTAGTGTTAAAAGAGACTGGCTCTTCTTCTAAGATTGTTTATAAAACACTTCCTCAGGACGATCCAAGCCGTAGAAAGCCTGATCTGACTTTAGCCAGACAAAAACTAGGTTATGAACCTAAAGTGCCTTTGTTAGAAGGAATTCGGAAAACGGTCGAATACTTCAAAAATCACTTGGATTAA
- a CDS encoding M50 family metallopeptidase, which yields MENRFLRLALLLAIVVTLLSYWNHGWVSYLKDFVVLIHEAGHAIATLISGGSVQMIELQGDEAGQTVASPMSGKSPFVFVVSAGYLGSCLVGGFLINRGFKGNLVRPTLLLLGGAVLLLTLKYTTAGGLAQRTGLVWGILILVASFLPFGWDRIITVFLGTSVSLYSLYDLLDFTDNIQNTDAGILAHWATGTVPGGAVPKSVLFLGYLIALLWSFFSVSIIFFSLKRAVGPASAPVETSGFEEGAVPGMDTPFPGEVTPEVMEWFLSRGLDLNGKPLPPEFTNIERVDG from the coding sequence ATGGAGAATCGGTTTCTTCGCCTCGCACTCTTACTTGCTATCGTAGTCACTCTTCTTTCCTATTGGAATCACGGATGGGTTTCTTATTTGAAGGACTTTGTGGTTTTGATCCATGAGGCAGGTCATGCGATCGCAACTCTGATCTCTGGCGGCTCTGTGCAGATGATAGAGCTACAAGGAGATGAGGCGGGCCAAACGGTTGCTTCTCCTATGTCCGGAAAGAGTCCCTTCGTTTTCGTTGTATCCGCGGGCTATTTGGGATCTTGCTTAGTCGGTGGCTTTCTGATCAACCGAGGCTTCAAAGGAAACTTGGTTCGTCCTACTCTTCTTCTTTTAGGCGGAGCAGTTCTGCTTCTCACATTGAAATATACTACAGCTGGTGGACTCGCTCAAAGGACCGGACTAGTCTGGGGCATTTTGATACTCGTAGCTTCCTTTCTTCCGTTCGGATGGGACCGGATCATCACAGTATTCTTAGGGACTAGTGTGAGTCTCTATAGTCTTTACGATCTCTTGGACTTCACGGACAATATACAGAATACGGACGCAGGCATCTTGGCTCATTGGGCAACCGGAACTGTGCCTGGAGGAGCGGTCCCTAAATCGGTTCTCTTCTTGGGATATTTGATTGCTCTACTCTGGTCCTTTTTTAGCGTATCCATCATATTCTTTTCATTGAAACGTGCGGTTGGTCCTGCCTCTGCTCCTGTTGAGACTTCCGGTTTTGAAGAAGGAGCCGTCCCTGGCATGGACACACCTTTCCCTGGTGAAGTAACACCTGAAGTAATGGAATGGTTTCTAAGCAGAGGCTTGGATCTGAATGGCAAGCCTTTACCGCCGGAATTTACGAATATAGAGAGAGTTGATGGCTAA
- a CDS encoding methyl-accepting chemotaxis protein, which translates to MRKNLPITGREIQFSETAVIISRTDSKGRITYVSKDFAEISGFSEAEMLGQPHNIVRHPDLPPVIYQDLWDTIQSGRPWNGIVKNRAKSGDHYWVDATVTPVLENGIITGYMSVRKKAARKHIEKADKLYTQMNRQNKIGGFLSSFYKKIADRFGSAILAFSVLGFILIPSLYALRKLFDQDPLISVIAHLSILLGVFLLVRSVLRLRGKMGEVQEIVVKIVNGNLNTDIPRLEGNQSVDRIYSDIRCMTISLWGLLVQMKENYQKNLNLYQQLFQSSKSFQNGSQQQVVSVEETAAASQELSKTIEEIVLTISEQTRSLSNVNASIGSIDISLGETSHSMENLETQTGDVAGKANQAKQIFNEAIRSMEEIKSFSNQINKIVGIITSISERTNMLALNASIESARAGEAGKGFSVVADEISKLAEQTKLSIKDITNLVRSTSTSVEEGALKVGQSVNVFKNLQDYIEEVHTSASRVRTLLEEQSKKLGEIRANSDQVLTLGKMMSNASEQQKVAAGEISDSMNLISNSAESIAETSENIRYSVQDTLEHSEKFGGILSHFKTD; encoded by the coding sequence ATGAGAAAGAATCTTCCTATTACAGGTCGAGAAATCCAATTTAGCGAGACCGCAGTTATTATTTCCAGAACCGATTCCAAGGGTAGGATTACCTATGTCTCAAAGGACTTCGCCGAAATTTCCGGATTCTCGGAAGCGGAGATGCTAGGACAGCCTCATAATATCGTTCGTCACCCAGACCTTCCTCCTGTTATATACCAAGATCTTTGGGACACTATACAAAGCGGTCGTCCTTGGAACGGGATCGTGAAGAACCGCGCAAAAAGCGGGGATCATTATTGGGTGGATGCTACTGTCACCCCGGTTTTGGAAAACGGGATCATCACCGGTTATATGTCGGTCCGGAAGAAAGCGGCTCGAAAACATATAGAGAAAGCTGACAAACTATATACTCAGATGAACCGCCAAAACAAGATAGGCGGTTTCCTTTCTTCTTTCTATAAGAAAATCGCAGACAGATTCGGCTCGGCTATCTTAGCCTTTAGTGTACTCGGGTTTATTCTGATCCCTTCTCTCTACGCTCTACGAAAACTTTTCGATCAAGATCCTCTTATCTCAGTCATTGCTCATCTTTCGATCCTTTTGGGAGTCTTTCTCTTGGTTCGATCCGTTCTTCGGTTACGCGGAAAGATGGGAGAAGTCCAAGAGATCGTAGTAAAGATCGTAAACGGGAATTTAAATACGGATATTCCCAGACTGGAAGGGAACCAAAGCGTGGATCGGATCTATTCCGATATCCGTTGTATGACCATCAGTCTTTGGGGGCTTCTCGTTCAAATGAAAGAGAACTACCAAAAAAATTTGAATTTATACCAACAACTCTTTCAGTCTTCCAAGTCTTTCCAAAACGGTTCACAGCAGCAAGTGGTTTCTGTCGAAGAAACTGCCGCAGCTTCTCAAGAGCTTTCTAAGACGATAGAAGAGATCGTTCTCACAATTAGCGAGCAGACCAGAAGCTTGTCTAATGTGAACGCGAGCATCGGTTCCATAGATATTTCTTTGGGTGAGACTTCTCATTCAATGGAGAATTTGGAGACTCAAACAGGAGATGTTGCCGGAAAGGCGAACCAGGCCAAACAGATCTTTAATGAAGCCATTCGTTCTATGGAAGAGATCAAGTCCTTCTCGAATCAGATCAATAAGATCGTGGGGATCATCACAAGCATCTCGGAGAGAACGAATATGCTCGCCTTAAATGCTTCTATCGAATCCGCAAGGGCGGGAGAAGCAGGAAAAGGGTTCTCGGTGGTTGCAGATGAGATCTCTAAACTAGCGGAACAAACTAAATTAAGCATTAAAGACATTACGAATCTTGTAAGAAGTACTTCCACGTCTGTCGAAGAGGGAGCTCTGAAAGTAGGCCAATCCGTAAACGTATTTAAGAACCTTCAGGATTATATAGAGGAAGTCCATACTTCCGCATCCAGAGTCAGAACTCTCTTAGAGGAACAATCTAAAAAACTAGGAGAGATCCGTGCGAATTCGGATCAGGTACTGACTCTCGGAAAAATGATGTCCAATGCCTCCGAGCAACAAAAGGTAGCTGCCGGAGAGATCTCCGACTCTATGAACCTTATCTCAAATAGCGCAGAAAGCATTGCTGAGACTTCTGAAAATATTAGATATTCTGTACAGGATACTTTAGAACATTCCGAAAAATTCGGCGGGATTTTAAGCCATTTTAAAACCGACTGA
- a CDS encoding DUF445 domain-containing protein encodes MKDSYVEIASILITCSFVGWITNYIAVQMIFFPLKFKGWWIFGWQGIIPKHAGKMAGLIAEILTDRLIKPYDLYKKIEPTQITESIRDKIGEKSASIVRDILVAESPALWSILPEEARMILEKEIREEIPTKIQEIYEAFGKDLDQVLRIKDLIRDSLSGENAKILTEIFRRCGGPEFKFIVRSGIYFGFLIGCVQVAFLTYLNQWWTMPAMGIFVGYFTNWLAILMIFSPLEVKDFIIFKYQGLFLKRQVDVSREFASVISSRVLNPENLIRIIFKEKGGDLIISELLSKTKDLLDQKLKSKIPYASLLLGSEKLNEIKEKICGSILELVPEAAERMKSYIEGRLEIEKLVFENLSVLPPAEFEQLLHSVFKEDEATLISLGAFLGGIAGCVQAYLVFVK; translated from the coding sequence ATGAAGGACTCATATGTGGAAATTGCTTCTATCCTGATCACTTGTTCCTTTGTCGGTTGGATCACAAACTACATTGCAGTTCAGATGATCTTCTTTCCATTGAAATTCAAAGGCTGGTGGATCTTCGGCTGGCAAGGGATCATTCCCAAACATGCCGGTAAGATGGCTGGACTCATTGCGGAGATATTAACAGATCGATTGATCAAGCCTTACGATCTGTATAAAAAGATAGAACCAACTCAGATCACAGAATCCATCCGAGACAAGATCGGTGAAAAATCCGCATCCATAGTAAGAGATATACTCGTAGCGGAAAGTCCTGCTCTTTGGTCTATACTCCCTGAAGAGGCTAGAATGATCTTAGAAAAGGAGATTAGAGAAGAGATCCCTACTAAGATACAAGAGATCTATGAAGCTTTCGGAAAAGATCTGGACCAAGTCTTACGGATCAAGGATCTCATCCGAGACTCTCTTTCGGGAGAAAACGCGAAGATCCTGACCGAGATCTTCAGACGATGCGGGGGTCCGGAGTTCAAGTTTATCGTACGCTCCGGGATCTATTTCGGTTTTCTGATCGGATGCGTGCAGGTCGCCTTTCTTACTTACTTGAATCAGTGGTGGACCATGCCTGCGATGGGGATCTTTGTAGGATACTTTACGAACTGGCTTGCGATCCTGATGATCTTCTCTCCTTTAGAAGTGAAGGATTTTATAATATTTAAATACCAAGGTCTTTTTCTAAAACGCCAAGTAGATGTTTCGAGGGAATTTGCTTCTGTGATCTCATCTCGTGTGTTGAATCCTGAAAATTTAATTCGGATCATATTCAAGGAGAAGGGAGGAGACCTGATCATCTCGGAGCTCCTCAGTAAGACCAAGGATCTCCTAGATCAAAAATTGAAATCCAAGATCCCGTACGCTTCTCTCTTGCTAGGTTCCGAAAAATTGAACGAGATAAAGGAAAAAATTTGCGGTTCAATTTTAGAACTTGTTCCTGAAGCCGCCGAACGAATGAAAAGCTATATAGAAGGGCGTCTAGAGATAGAAAAGTTGGTATTTGAGAACCTAAGCGTTCTTCCGCCTGCGGAATTTGAGCAACTATTGCATTCCGTATTTAAAGAAGACGAAGCCACCTTGATCAGTTTAGGCGCCTTTTTAGGCGGGATCGCAGGCTGTGTTCAAGCATATCTTGTTTTTGTAAAATAG
- a CDS encoding LIC_10042 family TonB-like protein: protein MELRTSLFVSFLIHSIFCFLLIFVPLHKEEVSEQIRLQLSKGQIPSLFFHLPQNEGQGQEASKLGGLAGTPEAEIERFKNEIHYPPAALEQRLESDCSWELEIGPEGIAKKIRTVKGCKYPIFESHFRRAVSSWKFQLPEGKVILIPVSFRIESDE, encoded by the coding sequence ATGGAACTCAGAACTTCTCTCTTCGTTTCCTTTCTCATTCATTCGATCTTTTGCTTCCTTCTTATCTTTGTTCCATTACATAAAGAAGAAGTCTCTGAACAGATCCGACTCCAACTGAGCAAGGGTCAGATACCGAGTTTGTTCTTTCATCTTCCTCAAAATGAAGGGCAGGGGCAGGAAGCATCTAAGTTAGGCGGCCTTGCAGGAACTCCCGAAGCGGAGATTGAGAGATTCAAGAACGAGATCCATTACCCGCCTGCAGCCTTGGAGCAAAGACTGGAATCGGATTGTTCTTGGGAATTGGAGATCGGACCGGAGGGCATCGCTAAAAAGATCCGAACAGTAAAAGGCTGTAAGTATCCGATCTTTGAAAGTCATTTCAGAAGAGCAGTTTCTAGCTGGAAATTTCAACTACCCGAGGGAAAGGTCATACTTATTCCGGTATCGTTCCGAATCGAATCAGATGAATGA
- a CDS encoding UpxY family transcription antiterminator, with protein sequence MNEIQKSWYAVYTLSRSEKKLAQELSKKGISNYLPLLSERKRWSDRIQTVQTPLFASYVFVNVDIRTEKLKVLETSGAHHFLSVSGIPHPIPDDDIENTRIFVTEYPDKIKIEREEMMLPGKPVLITGGPFKGRRALVERKGNRSSIYVSISGIQTRISLELDHEMLETGEES encoded by the coding sequence ATGAATGAGATCCAAAAATCTTGGTATGCCGTGTATACTCTTTCCCGTTCGGAAAAGAAGTTGGCCCAGGAATTATCCAAGAAAGGAATATCGAATTATCTTCCCCTTCTCTCCGAACGTAAACGGTGGTCCGATCGGATCCAAACCGTTCAAACACCTCTGTTCGCCTCCTATGTATTCGTGAACGTCGATATCCGAACCGAAAAATTAAAGGTACTGGAGACATCCGGTGCTCATCATTTTTTATCCGTTTCCGGGATCCCTCATCCGATCCCGGATGACGACATAGAGAATACCCGGATTTTTGTAACGGAATATCCTGATAAAATAAAAATAGAAAGAGAAGAAATGATGCTCCCCGGTAAACCTGTATTAATCACAGGCGGTCCCTTTAAGGGAAGGAGAGCCTTGGTAGAAAGAAAGGGAAATAGATCTTCCATATATGTTTCTATTTCCGGGATCCAAACTCGCATCTCATTGGAATTGGATCATGAGATGCTGGAAACCGGTGAGGAGAGTTAG